The nucleotide sequence GGGTCTCGATCCGCTTCAGCACGGCCAGCCGGTTCGGCATCCGCCGCCTCAAGATAGAGGCGGGGCTGCGGCGATGGCGGCTGCTTTCGGTGCGCTATGCCAAAGAGCGGGTCTGGGTCGAGCGCTGGCTGCACATGATCGACCGCAGCCTGACCAAACAGCCCGCGGCCGCGCCCGCGATTATCCAGACCGCGACCATGATCGAGGGATATGGCGACGTCTACCGGCAGGGCATGGCGGACTGGAATGCGATCATCGACGGGCTTGCCAAGCCGACCTTCGACGGCGTGCTGGCACTGCCGGATCTTGCCGGCGCCGTGACTGAGGCGCGCGCCGCCGCATTGCCCGACCCGCGGCAGGCGGCGCTCAAGCGCAAGATCGCCGAAATCCGCGCGCGGGTGCCCGCCGGTTCGAACGCGGCAGTTCATTGAATGTAGGGTGGGCAAAGGAGCGCAAGCGACGTGCCCGCCATCTATCCGTGCGGAAGGTCCTGATAGTGGGCACGCTTCGCTTTGCCCACCCTACGTCTAATCTTACGCGCTTTGCGCGGTTTTCACCGCCACCACCTTGTCGTCCTGGGATGGCGGGTGCCGCTTGAGATGCTCGCGGCGCAAGCCGATCTCGTCGCGCACGAATTCATAGCCGAGCTTGAAGGTGTCTAGCCCGTCGCTGCTGATGGTTCCGTCGCGCAATCCGATCACCACGCCGCGCAGGACCGCTTCCAGCTCGATCTGCAGCTCGTCCACGGCGTCCAGCGAGTTGGCGTATTCCATGCGCTCGCCGATATCGAGAATGGCGGTTGCGAGCTGGCTGGCCTTCTCCGGCGCAATCCGGGTGACCTTGGTATAGATGGCGGCAAAGATCGAGCCGATGATGCTGAGCGCGGCCAGCGCAACATACATCAGGTCGCTGTAGCGCTCGACAAAGGACTTGATTTCATCATTGATGTATTCGGCAGCGCCCGGATGCGCCACGATGAAGGCATCCTTATCGGTTGCGGCCGGCTCGATCTTGGAGGCGAAGCCGTCGGTGAGCGAGAGCTCGGCCTTGTTCTCGTAGATGATCCGCGCGAGGTCACTCACGGTCGTAGTCGAGAGCTTGGATTGGGCGACCAACAGCCATTCGAGCCCAATCGTGTCGACGTCTTCCGCCGGGACAGCGGGCGAGGCGGATAGCATGCCGGTTGCCACCGTCTCCTCCGATAGCGCCGGGTATTTCCTGGCGATCGCTTTCGCCGAATCGATCGCATTCAGGGTGAAGCCGCCGCGCCGGGTATATTGCTCGTAGCTCTTGTCCTTCACGATCTGCGAGGCGTGCGCGATCTTGACCACGGCGCCAAATCCTGCGGCGAAGAGCTGGTCGAAGGTCGCGCCCGGCGGCGCCATCTGGACCCGCGCTGCCGCATCCGGGGTGTCGGAGAGTTCGAGAATATTGCGCACCAGCGTAGCCCCGCTCTCGCCGTCGGCTATGACCGCGATCTTCCTTTTCTTCAGCTCGGCGATGGATTTGATCTTCTTGCCGTTCGGGCTGATCAGCAGGAGCAGGTCGTGCTCGAGAATCGCCAGCGCGCGGGCGCGGGGCGGAATCCTGGCGTCGGTGCGCAGTACCGCAAGGTTGGCTTCCTTGCGGTCGAACTGCGACAACGCCTTTGCATTGTCGCCGTTGGGCACGATCTTGAGCCGCAGCCGCGAGGAATTGTTTTTCAGCACCGTCGCCAGCCGGGCGGCAAAGCGCGCCTCGGGGCCGTTGGCCTCGCCGACGGCAAACACCAGCGTCTCCGAATTGCGCACCCAGGTCCGGCCACCCCACACCACGGCGGCGGTCAGGATCAGGGTCAGGATGGAAAACAGCAGGATTTGGGTCCGGTTGCTCTTGACGACCCGTGCACGGCGACGCGGCATTTCCGGATGCGGCGTTGGGGCTTCAGCACTCATGGCTCGTACCCGGAAGGTCAGGGACGTGTCGCCGCCGAGCAGGCTGCAGGCCGTCCGAATGAATTCGTAAATACCTAGAAAAGAACGATAATTTAGCCCGCCGGCCAATGATAGCCCGCTCCTGTGGGATTGCAAACCGCGCCCGCCCGGTAACGTTACCCGCAGACCACGCTGCGCGCCCGTGCCGCAGTATCGCAGTTCCGCCACACCGTGCGATTTTCAGACTACCCACAGGTGCATTCCGGCGCAGGAGATGTCATAAATAAAGGCAACGTTCGAACAGTCCGGGTTTGACAACAACATTGCGCTGACAGCCTAGGTCCCGGTTTTTCGCCACCTCTCCAGTCCCAGCAAAGGGCGCCAGCTTTGTTGTTTCCTTCGATGTCGTCCTCGGTCCCGGTAGGTGCGCTGATAGGATGGATGCTGCTTCTCACCGTGAAGCACGTCATTGCCGACTTCATGCTGCAAACTTCCTGGATGGCGTTCGGCAAGGATCAAAAGACAGGCTGGGCCTTGCCGCTATTGGCGCATTGCCTCGTCCACCTCGCGGTAGGGATGGCGCTGATCCTGATCGTCGCGCCGCGATTCTGGTTCGTCGCCTTCATCGACTTCGCGATTCACATCACCGTCGACCGTCTCAAGGGGATCATCGCTTCCCGCTACGGCGTGACGCAGGAGAACGAGCATCCGTGGTTCTGGACGCTGATCGGCGTCGATCAGGCGTTGCACCATCTCACCGGCTTCGGCCTGTCGATCTTCATGGCGGCGAACTGATCCCGTTTCCGCCGCTACCGGCCGCCTTGTTCAATCCTCCTCCCGTATCGGAAGGCTAAGTATCCGCTCCGGCCACGAATCATGTGCCGGTTCAAATTCAGGAATGACTGGCAAGCCCCCCGGAACACTACTGATGCGGGTGGTTAACCTTTCATTAGAGTATTGCACTGCATCTTCCGCAAAGGGAGAACCCGCAATGTTTTCAAGCCGCGACGCCTTCGAGAACGATTTCTGTCCGGTCCGAGACGAGTTGCTCGGCGAGATGTATCGCGCCAATGCAAACGGCCTGGCGTTGCTGGTCGAAAGCGTTTCATCCGAGGTCCGCGCCATGCTGGCGCTATTCTGCTACCGCCGCAGCCATCTGCATGCGCTGGCCGTTGCGATTGCAGCAAGCTGCACCGAACGCGAGCTGATCCATTTCGGCGGCCGTGTCGGTTCCACGCTCTATGCGCTGTCGCGCGAACCCGCCGCGCGTTCCGCCTCGTCGTCATCCCACGGCGGCCGCAAGCCGATCACGCTTTCAACCAAGCCGCTCTCGACGTTCAAGCCGATCGAGGACGAGATCGACGACGAAGATTTTGCCGAAGCGGTGACGGCGTAATCTCTCCGCCCGTCGTCACTGCGAACGCAGCGACCCATACGCCGCGGCCGTGGTTATTGGGCACGCGGGTCGACGTCCTTCTTCAACAACGTAACCCTGTGGTTATGGGTCCCTGCGTTCGCAGGGACGACAACTCATATCACGCCAGCACCGGCAAGCCGTGCCGCTTCCGCGCCATCGCGCATTCGACATCGCCGGGCATGCAGGTGCGGCAGACTTCGGGTCGCACCGCATAGATCAGACACGACGTCGCCTCGCCGACCTTGCCTGACAGCGCCGAACAGCGATCGCCGGCGCAGCGCATTCCCGACAGTCTTTCGTTGACGAATTTTTCCGGGATCAGGTCGAGCGCCGCATCGTCCTCGGTGGTGAAGCGCGGCCAGTTTCGCGAGTAGCTGCAGCAGGCGCCGCAGGTCTGGCAGGGGCTTTCGTTTTCGGCGGCGATTCGATGCATGGTTTGCGTTTAGCCTCAAATGGCGGCCACGGCCAGCGGACCGGCGTCAGGTATCTTTCGGCGCCTCCCAGACCAGGCTCCGCCGCCATTTCGCGCGCAGGATGTCGCGCCGTTCCGGATATTTCTCGTCGTGATAGACCGCCTCGACGACCCGGTCGGTGCGGAAACTGCGGAAATCCTTCCGCAGTTCGCACCACGCTGCCAGTATCCGCACCGCCTCGTGATAGCCGACCGCGATCGGCCAGATCGTCCGCTGGCTGTCGCGGCCGTGCTCGTCGCGATAGTTCAGGGTAATCTTTTTGCCCTCGTGGATTTGCGTCCGCGTCCGCACCATGTCGATACGGTCCGGCTCCCGGTTCCAGGCCGACCGGGCGCGGCTGGCCGGCTCCAGCACGAAGGGCCGCAGCCGTTCCGGCACGGTTTCGGCGACCTTGGCCATCAGGTCCTGGGCTGCGCGTGCCAGCGCCGGATCGGCGTGGCCGACCACCCATTGCGCGCCGAGCACGCAGGCCTCGATCTCGTCAGGCGTGAGCATCAAGGGCGGCAGGTCGAATCCCTTTTCCAGGATATAGCCCACGCCCGCTTCGCCGCGGATCGGCACCCGTTGTTCGATCAACGTCGTTATATCGCGGTAGATGGTTCGCTTCGAAGTCTCCAGCTCGGCCGCAATCGCGTCCGCCGTCAAAGGCTTCCGGGTGCGCCGAAGCACCTGAATGATCTGGAACAGCCGGTCGGCCCGTCGCATGGCTCGTTCTCTTTTCCAAAAGGCACTCTTTTCCAAGAGGCGTCTGCCCGATGCTGACAGCATGTTGGCAGCAGGGGTTCGGTATACCGGGACAACACCTCAAGTGAAGGGAATTTGTCCATGACGATTTTCAGCGAATTCGGCTTCCGGAGAAGCCGCGGACCCCTCGTGAATGCCCAGGCATTTGCATTGGAACTGGTTTCCATCCAGTGCGTCACCACCGACCTGCGCTGGGCGATGGTTGAGCTGGCGTGGCGCTCATTCACCGCAATGTGCGCCTTTGCGCAAGGGCAGCTTGGCTCGTGGGTGCGCAAGACCCGCACGCCGCGGGCCGAAGAGGGCCGCGGCGGGCATTGCTGCTGCTGACACCATGGTGGCAGCAGGGGGCCGCTAGCCTCGGGGCACGTTTTAAGGATATCGGGAGATCCACATGATTACCCTCTACGGCTTCGGGGCCGGGTTCGGCCTGCCGGAGATTAGCCCGTTTGTGACCAAGACCGAGGTCCAGCTAAAGATGGCCGGTCTTGCCTATCGCAAGGAGAAGGCCAAGCCCCCGGCCTCGCCGAAGGGACAGTTGCCCTACATCGTCGATGACGCCGAGACGATTGCCGATTCCACCTTCATTCGCGCTCATCTGGAGGCCAAATACGGTTTCGATTTCGACGCGCCGCTCAGTCTGCAGGCGCGCGCGCAGGCCTGGGCGTTCGAGCGGACGATCGAGCACCACGTCTATTGGGCGCTGGTCGGCGCGCGCTGGGTCGATGGCGACAATTTTGCCAAGGGCCCTGCGCATTTCTTCGACAGCGCGCCGTTGCATTTGCGCGAAAAGATGCGCGAGGACGCGCAGTTCCGGGTCGCCGAGAACTACCTGCTCAGCGGCCTCGGCCGCCACGCCCCCGAAGAGGATATCGATCTTGCCGTCCGCTCGCTGTTTGCATTGTCGGTCCAGCTTGGCGACAGGCCGTTTCTGATGGGCGAAACGCCATGCGGCATGGATGCCACCGCCTTCGGCGCACTCGCCGGAATCCTGACGCCGTTCTTTGAGTCAGCCCTGCGGCAGCGGACCGAACAGTTCGCGAACCTCACCGCCTATGTCGACCGGATGATGCTGCTGTACTATCCGGAATTCGCCTGGGTGCCAGTGCAGCAAGAGCAAGCCGCCTGATCGGGGTTTCGACTCACGCGCGACGGCGGCGGTGGGGGCAGGAGGCCGCGTGGCCAACCGCACATCAGACAAGGGCATCGGACAGCGGCGTTCTTTCCTTATCACGCTCGCGCTTGGCACCGGCAGCTTCCTGACGCAGTTCGACGTGACGGCGGTCGTGATCGCGATGCCCGCCATCGCGAAGGACCTCGGCTTCGGAATAGCCGGCTTCGCCTGGATCATTGACGCCTACAGCCTTGCGTTCACCGGCGCGCTTCTTGCGGCCGGAGCGCTTGCAGATCGCTTCGGCCGTCGGCGGAGCATGTTGGGCGGCAACGCCGTGTTCCTGCTTGCTTCAATCGGATGTGGCATCGCCACGAGCGGGCTGACGCTTTTCGCGGCGCGCGTCCTGCAGGGAGTAGGCGCCGCGTTCCTGGTCACTGGTGCACTCGCACTTGTCGCCAGTTCATTTCCGGGCGCCGGTCAGCGGGCCCGCGCGTTTGGCGTCCTGGGTGTGATCTCCGGTGTCGCCATGGCTTTGGGCCCGACGCTCGGCAGCTTCCTGGCTTTATGGTTCGGGTGGCGTTGGATATTCTTCGCCAACATCCCCTTCTGCGTCGCCCTGGCTCTGACTGTGCCACGGCTCGTCGCCGAGACCAGAGATCCCAAGGGGCGGCCGTTAGACCCTGTCGGTGTCGCGCTGCTTACGATGTCGCTTGGCTTGGCGATCGATACGCTTCTGGGGCACGATGGGCGCCTCGTCACGACAGCCGCCGGCCTGGTGGGGAGCGCAACGGCGGCCATACTTTTTGGTTGGCAGCAATGGCGGAGGCCGCGTCCACTGCTCGATCCCCGTGTATTCGCAACGTCCGCCATGGCCGGGGTGGGCGCGCTGCTGACCGCCATCCAGTTCGGCTACTGGGCTGTGCTGGTATATCTGCCGCTGTTCCTGAATGCCGGGCTTCGCATGAGCATGGAGTTCGCAGGCGTGGTGCTGCTTGCGGCGACCTTGCCGATGTTGCTGGTACCGCCGATTGGCGGGCGCCTTGCGGCGCAGCAGGGATGGAAGCTTCTCTTCACGATTGCTTTCGGCACCATGATCGTTGGCGACGCATCGCTCGTGATCTGCGCCCTCTCCGAGACTCCCGCAATACGCGTCGTCGCCACGGTCGTGGGAATGCTCGCGATCGGCGTTGGTGCAGCGCTCGCAAATCCGCAGTTGTCGGCTGTTGCGATAGCTCTCGCGCCGCCTGCGCAGGCGGCCATGGCCTCGGCGGTGATGATGATCGTGCGCCAAAGCGGCTTCGCCATCAGCATTGCGGTCCTGGGAGCTCTGCTTGGTACCGCCAACGATGTGGCGGCGTTCGCGAAACCTTTCACGCTGGCCGCGCTCGCAGCCTTGCTCGGCATGACAGCCGCCCTGGTGCTACTTCCCTCGAGATCAACGTAACGAGCCGCACGGTGTTGAACCCTTTCGGTGCTCGCCCATCTCGATTTATGCGGACTGGCCGTGCAATGCGGCCAGTTGCGCCTCGAGCTCGGCGATACAGGCGTCGCGCACGGCCAGCGCCTGCGCGACATCGGCGGCATCGAACTTCTGCGGGATATGCTGCGGGCAATTGGTGTCCCACGCGGCGATCCGGAACAGGATGACCTGCTCGGGGCGCGCCTTGTAGCCCTGCGGCATCAGCGCAGTGGTCAAGGCCGGATCGTCTTCAACCACGCGCGCCTCGCCCCAGATCTTCACGCGTCGGCGATGGGTGTAGTCCATCACGAAAATATGCGCTCTTGGATTCTCCGACAGGTTGCCTTGAGTGATGTACTGCCGGTTGCCGCTATAGTCGGCAAACGCGATGGTGTTCTTGTCGAGGATTTTGACAAAGCCCTTCGGCCCGCCGCGGTGCTGAATATAGGGCTGGCCGTCCGCCGCGGCCGTCGCGAGATAGAAGCTGGTGGCCTCGGCGAGGAAGCCGGCGAGGTTTTCGTCGATCTCGGTACGCCAGCCGCCGCGCGCCTCGACATGGGCATAGGCCTCGCGTGAGCCCTTGCGGGTCTGGATCACCTTCACTGCCGGGGTGAAGGCGACGTCGCTGGAATAGGTGTGAACTTCGGGCATCTGAGTTTCTCCCGTGAGTCCCCTTTCATGGGGCGCCAAAACGGTCGTCTTTCGGCTACAAGATGGATGTTCCCATAACTAAAACAATCTCGACGATTGACACTTCACTATTGCAAAATATGCAATAGTTCGATGGACCGAATCGATGCCATGCAGGCCTTTGTCGCCGTGGCCGACCTCCGGGGCTTTGCCCCCGCGGCCCGCAAGCTCCGCCTGTCGCCCTCGGGCGTCACGCGGCTGATTGCGGCGCTGGAGGAGCGGCTAGGCGCGCGGTTGCTGCAGCGGACCACACGGCAGGTGACGCTGACCGACGCCGGCTCGCGTTACCTGGAGCGCGCGCGGCGGATCTTGGCCGATATCGAGGAGGCGGAGGGGGCCGTCGAGGGTGAGCGCACGCGGCCGGAGGGGCAGCTCGTCATCTCGGCGCCGGTCGGATTCGGCCGGCTGCATGTCAGCGGAATCGTGACCGCGTACCTGAAGCGCTATCCCGACGTCGGTGTCGACCTCCGTTTGTCGGACCGTATGGTCAACCTCGTCGAGGATGGCGTCGATCTTGCGGTCCGGATCGGCCATCTGCCCGACTCGACGCTGGTGGCGTGCCATGTCGGCGAGATGCGGCGGATCGTGGTGGCCTCGCCCGGATATCTCAAAGCGCGCGGCGAGCCGCGGCGGCCGGGAGAGATTTCCGCCCATGACACCATCCAGTTCGGCGCCATGACGGCAGCGCTCGACTGGCGCTTCGTCGAGGGCGGCCGCGA is from Bradyrhizobium sp. AZCC 2176 and encodes:
- a CDS encoding TAXI family TRAP transporter solute-binding subunit, producing MSAEAPTPHPEMPRRRARVVKSNRTQILLFSILTLILTAAVVWGGRTWVRNSETLVFAVGEANGPEARFAARLATVLKNNSSRLRLKIVPNGDNAKALSQFDRKEANLAVLRTDARIPPRARALAILEHDLLLLISPNGKKIKSIAELKKRKIAVIADGESGATLVRNILELSDTPDAAARVQMAPPGATFDQLFAAGFGAVVKIAHASQIVKDKSYEQYTRRGGFTLNAIDSAKAIARKYPALSEETVATGMLSASPAVPAEDVDTIGLEWLLVAQSKLSTTTVSDLARIIYENKAELSLTDGFASKIEPAATDKDAFIVAHPGAAEYINDEIKSFVERYSDLMYVALAALSIIGSIFAAIYTKVTRIAPEKASQLATAILDIGERMEYANSLDAVDELQIELEAVLRGVVIGLRDGTISSDGLDTFKLGYEFVRDEIGLRREHLKRHPPSQDDKVVAVKTAQSA
- a CDS encoding DUF3307 domain-containing protein; translation: MLLLTVKHVIADFMLQTSWMAFGKDQKTGWALPLLAHCLVHLAVGMALILIVAPRFWFVAFIDFAIHITVDRLKGIIASRYGVTQENEHPWFWTLIGVDQALHHLTGFGLSIFMAAN
- a CDS encoding YkgJ family cysteine cluster protein; this encodes MHRIAAENESPCQTCGACCSYSRNWPRFTTEDDAALDLIPEKFVNERLSGMRCAGDRCSALSGKVGEATSCLIYAVRPEVCRTCMPGDVECAMARKRHGLPVLA
- a CDS encoding helix-turn-helix transcriptional regulator, which encodes MRRADRLFQIIQVLRRTRKPLTADAIAAELETSKRTIYRDITTLIEQRVPIRGEAGVGYILEKGFDLPPLMLTPDEIEACVLGAQWVVGHADPALARAAQDLMAKVAETVPERLRPFVLEPASRARSAWNREPDRIDMVRTRTQIHEGKKITLNYRDEHGRDSQRTIWPIAVGYHEAVRILAAWCELRKDFRSFRTDRVVEAVYHDEKYPERRDILRAKWRRSLVWEAPKDT
- a CDS encoding glutathione S-transferase C-terminal domain-containing protein, whose product is MITLYGFGAGFGLPEISPFVTKTEVQLKMAGLAYRKEKAKPPASPKGQLPYIVDDAETIADSTFIRAHLEAKYGFDFDAPLSLQARAQAWAFERTIEHHVYWALVGARWVDGDNFAKGPAHFFDSAPLHLREKMREDAQFRVAENYLLSGLGRHAPEEDIDLAVRSLFALSVQLGDRPFLMGETPCGMDATAFGALAGILTPFFESALRQRTEQFANLTAYVDRMMLLYYPEFAWVPVQQEQAA
- a CDS encoding MFS transporter produces the protein MANRTSDKGIGQRRSFLITLALGTGSFLTQFDVTAVVIAMPAIAKDLGFGIAGFAWIIDAYSLAFTGALLAAGALADRFGRRRSMLGGNAVFLLASIGCGIATSGLTLFAARVLQGVGAAFLVTGALALVASSFPGAGQRARAFGVLGVISGVAMALGPTLGSFLALWFGWRWIFFANIPFCVALALTVPRLVAETRDPKGRPLDPVGVALLTMSLGLAIDTLLGHDGRLVTTAAGLVGSATAAILFGWQQWRRPRPLLDPRVFATSAMAGVGALLTAIQFGYWAVLVYLPLFLNAGLRMSMEFAGVVLLAATLPMLLVPPIGGRLAAQQGWKLLFTIAFGTMIVGDASLVICALSETPAIRVVATVVGMLAIGVGAALANPQLSAVAIALAPPAQAAMASAVMMIVRQSGFAISIAVLGALLGTANDVAAFAKPFTLAALAALLGMTAALVLLPSRST
- a CDS encoding pyridoxamine 5'-phosphate oxidase family protein translates to MPEVHTYSSDVAFTPAVKVIQTRKGSREAYAHVEARGGWRTEIDENLAGFLAEATSFYLATAAADGQPYIQHRGGPKGFVKILDKNTIAFADYSGNRQYITQGNLSENPRAHIFVMDYTHRRRVKIWGEARVVEDDPALTTALMPQGYKARPEQVILFRIAAWDTNCPQHIPQKFDAADVAQALAVRDACIAELEAQLAALHGQSA
- a CDS encoding LysR family transcriptional regulator translates to MDRIDAMQAFVAVADLRGFAPAARKLRLSPSGVTRLIAALEERLGARLLQRTTRQVTLTDAGSRYLERARRILADIEEAEGAVEGERTRPEGQLVISAPVGFGRLHVSGIVTAYLKRYPDVGVDLRLSDRMVNLVEDGVDLAVRIGHLPDSTLVACHVGEMRRIVVASPGYLKARGEPRRPGEISAHDTIQFGAMTAALDWRFVEGGREIRVASTPRFATNSSDAAIQYAEADGGLTRVMAYQAAESLKAGRLRIVLASFEQPAMPIQIVYPTSRLLSAKVRTFIDLVTEMADWHFG